One window of Mesorhizobium sp. PAMC28654 genomic DNA carries:
- a CDS encoding transketolase-like TK C-terminal-containing protein, with translation MIHNANHLRENTDGLKVGGHQASSASMATIMTALYFSALRPEDRIAVKPHASPIFHAIQYLLGNQTREKLEQFRAFGGAQSYPSRTKDIDDVDFSTGSVGLGVAQTLFASLVQDYLRARDENFAEGRMVALIGDAEMDEGNIFEALLEGWKHGLRNCWWIVDYNRQSLDAVVREGLWERFESIFRNFGWDVVILKYGSLQQAAFAEPGGEALRGWIDACPNQLYSALTFQGGVAWRKRLLADIGNAPSVASLLERRSDADLAALMTNLGGHDLPCLLDAFETARGNDRPTCFIAYTIKGFGLPLAGHKDNHSGLMTKDQMATFRTSMSVGEGREWNAFEGLDVGDLELQRFLDAVPFAAKGQRRRHAQRIIVPDRLVSEAKGSVSTQVGFGRILDEIGRAGGPLADAIVTTSPDVTVSTNLGPWVNRRGLFAKESLADTFRNERIVSAQKWEFGTSGQHIELGIAENNLFILLSALGLSHSIFGKRLLPIGTLYDPFIQRGLDALNYACYQDARFLLVATPSGVTLAPEGGAHQSIATQLIGMAQDGLAAYEPAFVDELSVIMRFALDYMQRDGDAVQSERTWLRDETGGSVYLRLSTRPVEQVARTMTPELEQDIVDGGYWLRRPGPNAELVVAYTGAVAPEAIEAVGMMAEDRRDVGLLAVTSADRLNAGWTAASRARERGLVHARSHVERLFDDLPPHCAIVTVTDGHPASLGWLGSVHGHRTRSLGVEHFGQSGTIDDLYRHFGIDANSIVAAGNGIAAGRPMRYLRALD, from the coding sequence ATGATCCACAATGCCAATCATCTGCGCGAAAACACCGACGGCCTGAAGGTTGGCGGCCACCAGGCGTCATCAGCCTCGATGGCGACGATCATGACCGCGCTCTATTTCTCCGCGCTCAGGCCTGAAGACCGCATCGCGGTGAAGCCGCATGCGTCCCCTATATTCCATGCCATCCAGTATCTGCTGGGCAACCAGACACGCGAGAAGCTCGAGCAGTTCCGCGCCTTTGGCGGCGCGCAAAGCTATCCATCACGGACCAAGGATATCGACGATGTCGATTTCTCCACCGGCTCGGTGGGACTGGGCGTGGCCCAGACGCTGTTCGCCTCACTGGTGCAGGATTATCTGCGCGCCCGTGACGAGAATTTTGCCGAAGGCCGCATGGTGGCGTTGATCGGCGACGCCGAGATGGATGAGGGCAACATCTTCGAAGCGCTGCTGGAGGGCTGGAAGCACGGCCTGCGCAATTGCTGGTGGATCGTCGACTATAACCGCCAGAGCCTTGATGCGGTGGTGCGCGAGGGCCTGTGGGAGCGCTTCGAGAGCATCTTCCGCAATTTCGGCTGGGATGTCGTCATCCTGAAATATGGCTCACTGCAGCAGGCGGCCTTCGCCGAACCTGGCGGTGAGGCGCTGCGCGGCTGGATCGACGCCTGTCCCAACCAGCTTTATTCGGCGCTGACCTTCCAGGGCGGTGTCGCCTGGCGCAAGCGCTTGCTGGCCGACATTGGCAACGCACCCAGCGTCGCGTCGCTGCTCGAACGGCGTTCCGACGCCGATCTGGCCGCGCTGATGACCAATCTCGGCGGCCATGACCTGCCGTGCCTGCTCGACGCGTTCGAAACGGCGCGCGGCAACGACCGCCCGACCTGCTTCATCGCCTACACGATCAAGGGTTTCGGGCTGCCGCTCGCTGGCCACAAGGACAACCATTCCGGTCTGATGACAAAAGACCAGATGGCGACGTTTCGCACGTCGATGTCGGTCGGCGAAGGCCGCGAGTGGAACGCCTTCGAGGGACTGGATGTCGGGGATCTGGAGCTGCAGCGGTTCCTCGACGCGGTTCCGTTCGCGGCCAAGGGCCAGCGTCGGCGTCACGCCCAACGCATCATCGTGCCCGATCGTCTTGTCTCGGAAGCCAAGGGCAGCGTTTCCACACAAGTTGGCTTCGGCAGGATCCTGGATGAGATCGGGCGGGCCGGCGGACCGCTCGCGGACGCCATCGTCACCACATCGCCGGATGTCACGGTTTCAACCAATCTCGGCCCATGGGTGAACCGGCGCGGGCTCTTCGCCAAGGAATCGCTGGCGGATACGTTCCGCAACGAACGCATCGTCTCGGCGCAGAAATGGGAGTTCGGCACGTCCGGCCAGCATATCGAGCTTGGCATCGCCGAGAACAATCTGTTCATCCTGCTGTCGGCGCTCGGCCTGTCGCACTCGATCTTCGGCAAGCGGCTGCTGCCGATCGGCACGCTCTACGACCCGTTCATCCAGCGCGGCCTCGATGCGCTCAACTATGCCTGCTACCAGGATGCCCGCTTCCTGCTCGTCGCCACGCCCTCAGGCGTGACGCTGGCGCCCGAGGGTGGCGCGCACCAGTCGATCGCCACCCAGCTGATCGGCATGGCGCAAGACGGGCTTGCCGCCTATGAACCGGCCTTCGTCGACGAGTTGAGCGTTATCATGCGCTTTGCGCTGGATTACATGCAGCGCGATGGCGACGCCGTGCAGTCGGAGCGCACATGGCTGCGCGACGAGACCGGCGGATCGGTCTATCTGCGCTTGTCGACACGGCCGGTCGAACAGGTCGCCCGTACCATGACGCCGGAGCTCGAGCAGGACATTGTCGATGGCGGCTACTGGCTGCGCCGCCCGGGCCCGAATGCCGAGTTGGTCGTCGCCTATACCGGCGCGGTCGCTCCGGAGGCCATCGAGGCGGTCGGCATGATGGCGGAGGACCGTCGCGATGTCGGCCTGCTGGCGGTAACCTCGGCCGATCGGCTGAACGCCGGCTGGACCGCGGCTAGCCGTGCGCGCGAACGCGGCCTCGTCCATGCCAGGAGCCATGTCGAAAGGCTGTTTGATGATCTTCCGCCGCACTGCGCGATAGTTACGGTGACCGACGGCCACCCGGCATCGCTCGGATGGCTGGGTTCGGTCCACGGCCATCGCACGCGCAGCCTTGGCGTCGAGCATTTCGGCCAGTCGGGAACGATCGACGATCTCTACCGTCACTTCGGCATCGACGCGAATTCGATCGTGGCGGCCGGCAATGGCATCGCGGCTGGACGACCGATGCGCTATCTGCGCGCGTTGGATTGA
- a CDS encoding Lrp/AsnC family transcriptional regulator, which yields MPKTRLDDIDRKIIDALQIDGRMTAQQLADKVGLSASPCARRVRLMEDMGVITSYTAVIDQDLVDLPISVFASIKLERQRENELERFSAAITRWPEVVDCYLMTGQRDYLLRIVVRDLHAYERFLKEKLTRLEGVASIESSFALTQIKRSNRLPLEA from the coding sequence ATGCCAAAAACCCGGCTCGACGATATCGACCGCAAGATCATCGATGCGCTGCAAATCGACGGACGCATGACCGCGCAGCAGCTTGCCGACAAGGTCGGCCTCTCGGCTTCGCCCTGCGCGCGCCGGGTCCGGCTGATGGAGGACATGGGTGTCATCACCAGCTACACCGCCGTCATCGACCAGGATCTCGTCGACCTGCCGATCTCCGTGTTCGCATCGATCAAGCTGGAGCGTCAGCGCGAGAACGAGCTTGAACGGTTCAGCGCAGCGATCACGCGCTGGCCGGAGGTCGTCGATTGCTACCTGATGACCGGCCAGCGCGATTACCTGCTTCGCATCGTCGTGCGGGACCTGCATGCCTATGAGCGCTTCCTGAAGGAGAAGCTGACGCGGCTCGAAGGCGTCGCCTCGATCGAATCGAGCTTTGCACTGACGCAGATCAAGCGGTCGAACCGGTTGCCGCTCGAAGCGTGA
- a CDS encoding MurR/RpiR family transcriptional regulator, translating into MASEQRATDDYGSLVAALSEGKSKLSKRLQQVAQFFLNNPEDVAIYTIVEIARQAGTHPSTISRFAKEMGFDGFSGLQNVFRQRLVGPKMTYSDRMKALSEGPGKPLSADLELDDPHVVFDTFVLAAMDALLRVREDIDAATLRGFVEVLRQSGAVHIAAARGAFGVGTYSYYGFSRVGKRAHLIDNMGAMREQQLAAMAPDDVLFVLTFDDYTPETVELAKAAHKKGRKLLVITDNELSPVAKLGTHTLYVKEARLGHFRSQVPAMVLCQSIIVSLGSLIDR; encoded by the coding sequence ATGGCGTCCGAACAAAGAGCTACGGACGACTACGGCAGCCTCGTCGCGGCACTGTCGGAGGGCAAATCGAAGCTGAGCAAGCGGCTGCAGCAGGTCGCCCAGTTCTTCCTCAACAATCCCGAAGACGTGGCGATCTACACCATCGTCGAGATCGCCAGGCAGGCCGGCACGCATCCGTCGACGATTTCGCGCTTTGCCAAGGAAATGGGCTTCGACGGTTTCAGCGGCCTGCAGAACGTGTTTCGCCAGCGCCTCGTCGGACCGAAGATGACCTATTCCGACCGCATGAAGGCGCTTTCCGAAGGCCCCGGCAAGCCGCTGTCGGCGGACCTCGAACTGGATGACCCGCATGTCGTGTTCGACACGTTCGTGCTGGCTGCGATGGACGCTTTGCTCAGGGTGCGCGAGGACATCGATGCCGCAACCCTGCGCGGCTTCGTCGAGGTGCTCCGGCAGTCCGGCGCCGTTCACATTGCCGCGGCGCGTGGCGCCTTCGGCGTCGGCACTTATTCCTATTACGGGTTTTCGCGGGTCGGCAAACGGGCGCATCTGATCGACAATATGGGCGCCATGCGCGAGCAACAGCTGGCAGCCATGGCGCCCGATGACGTGCTCTTCGTACTGACCTTCGACGACTACACGCCGGAGACGGTCGAGCTGGCGAAAGCCGCCCACAAGAAGGGCCGCAAACTGCTTGTCATCACCGACAATGAACTGAGCCCGGTGGCCAAACTCGGCACGCATACGCTCTATGTGAAGGAAGCCCGTCTTGGGCACTTCCGTTCGCAGGTGCCGGCGATGGTGCTGTGCCAATCGATCATCGTCAGCCTGGGCAGTCTAATAGACCGCTGA
- a CDS encoding SDR family oxidoreductase, giving the protein MIVALEGKTLVVTGGTQGLGATIARLASAGGVEAIAIVGRNAERGARIAEELTRTEQPVVFIQADLAEPAAPAAVMAEAITRLGRVDCLVNAAALTDRASMETGTMDDWERLFSVNARAPFFLMQAAVADMKARQAPGSIVNILSVNAHCGAADLAIYSATKGALSTLTRNIANAHLADRIRVNGINMGWVATPAEQEMQARKLGKGEDWAKVAAAGMPLGRLLTMDEVAQLALFLLSDMSGLMTGTLIDMEQAVLGAPTRGIA; this is encoded by the coding sequence TTGATTGTAGCGCTTGAGGGCAAGACGCTTGTCGTCACCGGAGGAACGCAAGGGCTTGGCGCGACTATAGCGCGGCTGGCCTCGGCCGGCGGTGTCGAAGCCATCGCCATTGTCGGCCGCAACGCCGAGCGCGGCGCGCGCATTGCCGAAGAACTGACAAGGACTGAGCAGCCAGTCGTCTTCATCCAGGCCGACCTTGCCGAACCCGCCGCACCAGCCGCCGTGATGGCGGAAGCCATCACGAGGCTTGGCCGCGTCGACTGCCTGGTCAACGCCGCCGCCCTCACCGACCGCGCCTCAATGGAAACCGGCACCATGGATGACTGGGAAAGGCTGTTTTCCGTCAATGCGCGCGCACCTTTCTTCCTGATGCAGGCGGCGGTGGCCGATATGAAGGCACGGCAGGCACCCGGATCTATCGTCAACATCCTATCTGTGAACGCCCATTGCGGCGCTGCGGACCTCGCCATCTATTCCGCCACCAAGGGCGCGCTGTCGACGCTGACCCGCAACATCGCCAACGCGCATCTTGCCGATCGCATCCGTGTCAACGGCATCAACATGGGCTGGGTGGCGACGCCCGCCGAACAGGAGATGCAGGCACGCAAGCTCGGCAAGGGCGAAGACTGGGCCAAGGTTGCCGCGGCCGGCATGCCGCTCGGACGCCTGCTGACCATGGATGAAGTAGCCCAACTGGCGCTGTTCCTGCTCAGCGACATGTCAGGCTTGATGACCGGCACGCTGATCGACATGGAACAGGCCGTGCTCGGTGCACCAACGCGCGGAATTGCATGA
- a CDS encoding mannitol dehydrogenase family protein produces MGSDAQSIRLGTSSLDLLPASVRRPGYDRTRLTPGMLHLGVGAFHRCHQAEYTDDALESAFGPWGIVGVNLRAPDLGSTLGPQGGLYCRELRDGSQTDRRLIGAMVDTISVPGPDQASHHATLKRALDKASSAAIGVVTLTVTEKGYCHIPATGELDLDHPDIRHDIANPQSPVSVPGFVLRMLARRLQSGTPLPALISCDNVPDNGSTLRNSVLGLAAKIDPVLHDRVAREAHFANTMVDRIVPATRPEDIAAFASQTGVEDLGLVVGEPFRMWVLEDRFDGPLPAWDRAGALFVRDVAPYEILKMRVVNGIQSNLCQLGVLSGLEFMSDVMAKDGFAQFAEQTIAREVVPNLPPVAGIDVPAYIAETIVRLRNPALKHRTQQISTDGSQKIKQRLLEPLRAGLRAGTPCDGLLLGIAGWMQYASGRDSAGRKIEVNDPFAERTQAIGTASGGDAGTLVDGMLEIDGIFGFDLRADAAIRARLAADVARLQKQPALFVIRDFLASDRG; encoded by the coding sequence ATGGGTTCGGACGCTCAATCTATCCGGCTTGGCACGTCGAGCCTGGACCTCCTGCCCGCGTCGGTCCGCCGCCCTGGCTATGATCGGACGCGCCTCACTCCGGGCATGCTGCATCTTGGGGTCGGCGCCTTTCATCGCTGCCACCAGGCCGAATATACCGACGACGCACTGGAATCTGCTTTCGGGCCATGGGGCATTGTCGGCGTGAATTTGCGCGCACCCGATCTCGGCTCCACGCTCGGTCCGCAAGGCGGCCTCTATTGCCGCGAGCTGCGTGACGGCAGCCAGACGGACCGCCGGTTGATCGGTGCGATGGTGGACACTATCTCGGTGCCCGGCCCGGATCAGGCCTCGCATCATGCGACGCTGAAGCGCGCGTTGGATAAGGCAAGCAGTGCCGCCATCGGCGTGGTGACCCTGACCGTGACGGAAAAGGGCTACTGCCATATTCCGGCGACGGGTGAACTCGATCTCGATCACCCCGACATCCGGCACGACATCGCCAATCCGCAATCGCCGGTCTCCGTGCCGGGTTTCGTGTTGCGCATGCTGGCGCGAAGGCTTCAATCCGGCACGCCCCTGCCGGCCTTGATCAGCTGCGACAATGTTCCAGACAATGGCTCGACCTTGCGGAACTCGGTGCTGGGCCTCGCCGCGAAGATCGATCCTGTCCTGCACGATCGCGTCGCGCGGGAAGCGCATTTCGCCAACACCATGGTCGACCGCATCGTGCCGGCGACGCGGCCGGAGGACATCGCCGCTTTCGCATCGCAGACCGGCGTGGAGGATCTGGGTCTCGTCGTCGGCGAGCCGTTTCGCATGTGGGTTCTGGAAGACCGTTTCGATGGACCGTTGCCGGCCTGGGACCGAGCCGGCGCCCTCTTCGTCAGGGATGTCGCGCCTTACGAGATCCTCAAGATGCGGGTGGTCAACGGCATCCAATCTAATCTCTGCCAGCTCGGAGTCCTGTCCGGCCTCGAATTCATGTCGGACGTGATGGCCAAGGATGGCTTCGCCCAATTCGCCGAACAAACCATCGCGCGCGAAGTGGTGCCCAACCTGCCGCCGGTCGCCGGCATAGACGTACCCGCTTATATCGCGGAAACGATTGTTCGTCTCAGGAACCCGGCGCTGAAGCACCGAACGCAGCAGATATCGACGGACGGCTCGCAGAAGATCAAGCAGCGCCTGCTTGAGCCGTTGCGCGCCGGGCTGCGTGCGGGAACGCCTTGCGACGGCCTGCTGCTTGGCATTGCCGGCTGGATGCAATATGCGAGCGGCCGCGACAGCGCCGGCCGGAAGATCGAGGTCAACGACCCGTTTGCCGAGCGCACACAGGCCATCGGAACCGCCAGCGGAGGTGATGCTGGAACTTTGGTTGATGGCATGCTGGAAATTGATGGGATCTTCGGTTTCGACCTGCGCGCGGACGCTGCAATAAGGGCTCGACTCGCCGCTGACGTGGCCAGGCTGCAGAAGCAGCCGGCGCTTTTCGTCATCCGCGATTTTCTGGCCTCTGACAGAGGCTGA
- a CDS encoding Gfo/Idh/MocA family protein, whose protein sequence is MVHATNDAIETRRLRVGMVGGGRDAFIGAVHRLAMRLDDRIELVAGALSSDPERARLSAADIGIAADRAYSSYQEMAAAEAARADGIEAVVIVTPNHMHAPVAAAFLDAGIDIICDKPLSATLQQAEDLARRAAKSGLVFAVTLNNTGYAMVREARAIVASGALGKIRIVRAEYIQDWLTLPIDADGQKQAEWRTDPARAGRSACLADIGVHAYSLAQFVTGQMPDAIAADLTTFVPGRRLDDNAHVLMRYASGARGVLIASQVSPGNYNRLSLKVYGEKAGLEWFAHEPEVLHFAAFGEPARTLTRGGPGVGQAAGSVSRMPAEHPEGYVEGFANLYRDAAALIAARRAGRTPDPALVAAVPNIHDGLVGMRFIEAAVDSHDNGGAWTTIAA, encoded by the coding sequence ATGGTTCATGCCACCAATGACGCGATCGAGACACGCAGGCTAAGGGTCGGCATGGTCGGTGGCGGCCGCGACGCCTTCATTGGCGCCGTGCATCGCCTGGCAATGCGGCTCGATGATCGCATCGAGCTCGTCGCCGGCGCACTGTCCTCCGACCCGGAGCGGGCGCGACTGTCCGCAGCCGATATCGGCATTGCGGCCGACCGCGCCTATTCCAGCTACCAGGAGATGGCGGCGGCCGAGGCGGCGCGTGCTGACGGCATTGAGGCGGTGGTGATCGTCACGCCGAACCATATGCACGCGCCAGTAGCCGCAGCCTTTCTCGACGCAGGCATCGACATCATCTGCGACAAGCCGCTGTCAGCCACATTGCAGCAGGCCGAGGACCTGGCACGACGCGCCGCGAAAAGCGGACTGGTGTTTGCCGTCACCTTGAACAACACCGGCTACGCCATGGTGCGCGAGGCGCGCGCCATCGTCGCCTCCGGCGCGCTGGGCAAGATCCGCATCGTGCGCGCCGAATATATCCAGGACTGGCTGACGCTGCCGATCGACGCCGACGGCCAGAAGCAGGCGGAATGGCGCACCGACCCCGCACGCGCCGGGCGCTCGGCCTGCCTCGCCGATATCGGCGTGCACGCCTACAGCCTGGCCCAGTTCGTCACCGGCCAAATGCCGGACGCCATTGCCGCCGACCTGACGACCTTCGTGCCCGGCCGGCGACTGGACGACAACGCCCATGTGCTGATGCGCTACGCCAGCGGCGCGCGCGGCGTGCTCATCGCCAGCCAGGTGTCGCCTGGAAATTACAACCGCCTCTCGCTCAAAGTGTATGGCGAAAAGGCCGGCCTGGAATGGTTCGCGCATGAGCCGGAGGTGCTGCATTTCGCGGCATTCGGCGAACCTGCCCGAACCCTGACGCGTGGCGGACCGGGCGTCGGCCAGGCAGCCGGCTCGGTATCGCGCATGCCGGCCGAGCATCCGGAAGGCTATGTCGAGGGGTTTGCCAATCTCTACCGCGACGCCGCGGCGCTGATTGCCGCCCGCCGCGCCGGCAGGACACCCGACCCGGCCCTTGTCGCCGCGGTGCCCAACATTCATGATGGCCTCGTCGGCATGCGTTTCATCGAGGCGGCCGTGGATTCCCATGACAATGGAGGAGCATGGACCACGATCGCCGCGTGA
- a CDS encoding ABC transporter substrate-binding protein, with product MLKKIGLAALVAGLCSTAAMAAGKTYTIGVSNTVQGNGWREEMICAIKAQALASGEVAKLNIAHRNTDAAGQLEDLRNLISAKVDAIVVNPADPAGIKAALAEATKAGIVVVAVDQAVTEPSAYIISNNQEKYAYLGAKWLFQQMGGKGGVVYMRGAAGASADSDRDKGFKEALKEFPDVKVVHEVFTGWQQDQAKQQILDFIATGTPFTGIWTSGIDNVIVDALTESQTALVPIVGADNAGFVGQLNKVEGLKGAAVTNPGSIGGAGVTLALQILDGKKPAQQTVLVEPSLWENVTDAGKAQLKSAADPSLSPEWPVSISIPNWTTYTKDQIVACKGPGE from the coding sequence ATGCTTAAGAAGATCGGGCTTGCCGCGCTCGTGGCAGGCCTATGCTCGACCGCAGCGATGGCGGCGGGAAAGACCTACACGATCGGTGTTTCCAACACCGTGCAGGGCAATGGCTGGCGTGAAGAGATGATCTGCGCGATCAAGGCGCAGGCGCTCGCTTCGGGCGAGGTCGCCAAGCTCAACATCGCCCACCGTAATACCGACGCGGCCGGCCAGCTGGAAGACCTGCGCAACCTGATCAGCGCCAAGGTCGATGCCATCGTCGTCAACCCGGCCGATCCGGCGGGCATCAAGGCGGCCCTTGCCGAAGCCACCAAGGCTGGCATCGTCGTCGTCGCCGTCGACCAGGCGGTTACCGAGCCCTCGGCCTACATCATCTCCAACAACCAGGAAAAATACGCCTATCTGGGCGCCAAGTGGCTGTTCCAGCAGATGGGCGGCAAGGGCGGCGTCGTCTACATGCGTGGTGCCGCTGGCGCCTCGGCCGACAGCGACCGCGACAAAGGCTTCAAGGAAGCGCTCAAGGAATTTCCGGACGTGAAGGTCGTGCATGAGGTCTTCACCGGCTGGCAGCAGGACCAGGCCAAGCAGCAGATCCTCGACTTCATCGCCACCGGAACGCCGTTCACCGGTATCTGGACGTCTGGCATCGACAACGTGATCGTCGACGCTCTGACGGAGTCCCAGACAGCGCTGGTGCCGATCGTCGGCGCCGACAATGCTGGCTTCGTCGGCCAGCTCAACAAGGTCGAAGGCCTCAAGGGCGCCGCGGTCACCAATCCGGGCTCGATCGGCGGCGCTGGCGTGACGCTCGCCCTGCAGATCCTCGACGGCAAGAAGCCGGCTCAGCAGACCGTGCTGGTCGAGCCGTCGCTGTGGGAAAACGTCACCGATGCCGGCAAGGCTCAGCTGAAGTCGGCGGCCGATCCGTCGCTTTCGCCCGAGTGGCCGGTGTCGATCTCGATCCCGAACTGGACGACCTACACCAAGGACCAGATCGTGGCCTGCAAGGGCCCCGGCGAATAA
- a CDS encoding sugar ABC transporter ATP-binding protein, producing the protein MTTNPILDAAGVAKSYGAVAALRNASLSVLPGEVHALMGANGAGKSTLVKILTGAIRADKGDIKIRGQARDVRSPADARRAGLVPVYQEPSLIPDLDIVSNLRLTGTPLEPFRAWVRELGVPDLDVNDMARDVPLAILRVLDLARALAVEPDVILLDEMTAALPANLAERVIDVVRQQSKSGRSVIFISHRFIEISAMCDRATVLRDGETVGVVDIVPGIEEKIVELMLGARVEKTYTKSGGARAADGVQATRPRLGVRNLRVGTKLQDVSFDLRDGEVAGVVALEGQGQDELFGALSGAIRPSGGTIEVDGKAVQFSHPADAIELGIAYVPGDRTEVLLMQQSVRENIALPFSARLRKWGPINMGRERTTVAGAIERLQIDTRAQREVQRLSGGNQQKVTIARWIAADARTILCFDPTRGIDVRTKQEIYRLLRELAAQGKSVLYYTSELEEVQRVCDRAIVIFGGRVVDVLPTDIADEAALTRASYGLPRHARDDVGILAASNTPAGSR; encoded by the coding sequence TTGACGACGAATCCCATCCTCGACGCCGCCGGTGTGGCGAAAAGCTATGGCGCGGTGGCCGCGCTGCGCAACGCGTCGCTGTCCGTACTGCCGGGCGAAGTCCATGCGCTGATGGGCGCGAACGGGGCCGGCAAGTCGACCCTGGTCAAGATCCTGACCGGCGCGATACGCGCCGACAAGGGTGACATCAAGATCAGAGGCCAGGCACGTGACGTGCGCTCTCCAGCCGATGCCCGCCGGGCCGGGCTGGTTCCCGTCTATCAGGAACCGTCGCTGATCCCGGATCTCGACATCGTCTCCAACCTCCGGCTGACCGGCACGCCGCTCGAGCCGTTCCGCGCCTGGGTGCGCGAACTCGGCGTCCCCGATCTCGACGTCAACGACATGGCGAGGGATGTGCCGCTGGCGATCCTGAGAGTGCTCGACCTTGCCCGCGCGCTGGCCGTCGAACCCGACGTGATCCTGCTCGACGAGATGACCGCGGCACTGCCGGCAAACCTTGCCGAACGGGTGATCGACGTCGTCAGGCAACAGAGCAAGAGCGGGCGCTCCGTCATCTTCATTTCCCACCGCTTCATCGAGATCTCAGCGATGTGCGACCGCGCCACCGTGCTGCGCGACGGCGAGACCGTCGGTGTCGTCGACATCGTGCCCGGCATCGAGGAGAAGATCGTCGAGTTGATGCTCGGCGCGCGCGTCGAGAAGACCTACACCAAGAGCGGCGGCGCCAGAGCGGCCGACGGTGTCCAAGCGACCCGTCCCCGGCTCGGCGTGCGCAATCTGCGCGTCGGGACCAAGCTCCAGGACGTCTCGTTCGACCTCAGGGACGGCGAAGTCGCCGGCGTGGTCGCCCTGGAAGGCCAGGGGCAAGATGAGCTGTTCGGGGCGCTTTCGGGCGCCATCCGCCCGTCCGGAGGAACGATCGAGGTTGACGGCAAGGCTGTTCAGTTCAGCCATCCCGCCGATGCGATCGAGCTGGGTATAGCCTACGTTCCCGGTGATCGCACGGAAGTGCTGCTGATGCAGCAATCGGTGCGCGAAAACATCGCCCTGCCCTTCAGCGCCCGGCTGCGCAAATGGGGCCCGATCAATATGGGCCGCGAGCGCACCACCGTCGCCGGCGCCATCGAGCGGCTGCAGATCGACACACGGGCGCAACGCGAAGTCCAGCGGCTGTCCGGAGGCAACCAGCAGAAGGTCACCATCGCCCGCTGGATCGCGGCGGACGCCCGCACCATCCTCTGCTTCGATCCAACGCGCGGCATCGACGTGCGCACCAAACAGGAGATCTACAGGCTGCTGCGCGAACTCGCCGCCCAGGGCAAATCGGTGCTCTACTACACGTCCGAACTGGAAGAGGTGCAGCGCGTCTGCGACCGCGCCATCGTCATCTTCGGCGGCCGCGTTGTCGACGTGCTGCCGACGGATATTGCCGACGAAGCCGCCCTTACCCGCGCTTCCTACGGCCTTCCCCGCCATGCGCGGGACGATGTCGGCATCCTCGCCGCCTCGAACACTCCGGCAGGCTCGCGATGA
- a CDS encoding ABC transporter permease encodes MIHFIRKNGWVTGLFVLLALLFVITKIIQPGYGAGDFGSLVRAVLPFAFAVAAQTIVVIAGGIDLSVASMMALTSVTAAYMMNGASEEFALLVVPMVLLMGAALGALNGILIVVTRVPDIVVTLSMLFVLQGAALLVLGSPGGGAAEWLKELIVGTIQIPGIPDAVNAWIPKGLLLLLVCLGIVWIPLRRSWLGLSIYAIGSNPLAAFRSGVPVARTKIIAYAFAGLFGAMGGLTLTMSTGIGAPIPGPYLLASVAAVVLGGVVLGGGRGGLVGPIVAVFVLRLVRTDLTLLAIDPNVTAIVEGTIMVVVVMLGAYLAMRGRTP; translated from the coding sequence ATGATCCACTTCATCCGAAAGAATGGCTGGGTCACGGGTCTGTTCGTGCTGCTGGCGTTGCTGTTCGTCATCACCAAGATCATCCAGCCCGGCTATGGCGCGGGCGACTTTGGATCGCTGGTGCGTGCCGTGCTGCCCTTCGCCTTCGCCGTCGCGGCGCAGACGATCGTCGTCATCGCGGGAGGCATCGATCTGTCGGTTGCCTCGATGATGGCGCTGACCAGCGTCACGGCGGCCTACATGATGAATGGCGCCAGCGAGGAATTCGCGCTGCTGGTGGTGCCGATGGTGCTGCTGATGGGCGCTGCGCTCGGTGCGCTCAACGGCATCCTGATCGTCGTCACCCGTGTTCCCGACATCGTGGTGACGCTGTCGATGCTCTTCGTGCTGCAGGGTGCCGCCCTGCTCGTGCTCGGCTCACCCGGCGGCGGCGCCGCCGAATGGCTGAAGGAACTGATCGTCGGCACGATCCAGATTCCCGGCATTCCCGACGCGGTCAATGCCTGGATCCCCAAGGGCCTTCTGCTCCTGCTCGTCTGTCTCGGCATCGTCTGGATTCCGCTCAGGCGTTCCTGGCTTGGCCTCTCCATCTACGCGATCGGCAGCAACCCGCTCGCCGCCTTCCGCAGCGGCGTGCCGGTCGCGCGCACCAAGATCATCGCCTATGCTTTTGCCGGCCTGTTCGGCGCCATGGGAGGGCTGACATTGACCATGAGCACCGGCATTGGCGCTCCCATTCCGGGGCCGTATCTGCTGGCCAGCGTCGCGGCCGTGGTCTTGGGCGGCGTGGTGCTTGGCGGCGGCCGTGGCGGGCTGGTCGGCCCGATCGTCGCCGTCTTCGTGCTGCGTCTGGTGCGAACCGACCTGACGCTTCTCGCCATCGATCCAAACGTCACCGCGATCGTCGAAGGTACCATCATGGTCGTCGTCGTGATGCTTGGCGCATACCTTGCGATGAGAGGCCGCACACCATGA